Proteins from a genomic interval of Granulicella sp. L56:
- a CDS encoding CRTAC1 family protein has product MRTLVTDDAVVNDRHARTHRYRRFVAAVLAVGVLFPVGCHRGGSLPSESSQTYADFVSSFYVGLAALQVGDDVRADSSLGQATKLVPGEPAAWANWGILALRQRSFDAAAQRLDRARTLAPKDDRIYYLLGLLDSNRGDSAKAIADLRTAIKLNPANLRATYQLASEVERQGDPTSEQDFEGLIKQILVADPNNLAALVDLSRISAKRGDAVTLHMAIDKMAAQSASWPADVRQQLVALQAAASGPDPRAAATRSIFLRNVLMQVPEFRQSLSAIKPQPGEEAEPFAHFLRLPSPTFKPAVPDEGMTFVAQPLTKIPQGDWSWIGAVSLDGTGTPAVAVANAHEVRLSTGASFVFPGGKAEVKPGPEGVLPVDFNYDFKTDLVLAGAGGLRFMRQDNPQAFTDVTPQTKLPRSITEGNFTGAWAVDIEADGDLDIVVGATSGLPLVLRNNGDGTFLAIHPFVGISGVRQFVWADLNGDGNPDAALLDGTGQLHVFLNERLGKFREVPVPSGFSAVSAIAVADVNREGALGLIAVRKSGTIASLALENDSHGWATSEFASIPDAANYLAGDVRLRVADLDNNGAFDLLLAPVASAHSPLIWLQVADGKFQLMSKPPAAALVFGAADLRGNGRLDLLELSPDGHAVEAVNQGTKQYHWQTIRPRAHQATGDQRINSFGIGGEIEIRSGLMVQRQEIAGPELHFGLGEQKGVDVARIVWPNGSVRAEFALKADQEFVAEQRLKGSCPFLFAYNGKDMEFVKDSVPWGSAIGLRINSLGSARIEATQEWYKIGGNELVSKDGFYDLRVTGELWETYYYDYLALMTVDHPVGTEIFTDERFAVPPVKLAVTAVATPQPIASAIDDNGEDVTAILRSLDGKYLDNFGRGQYQGVTRDHYVEIDLGEGAPKTGPLWLIAKGWLHPADSSLNVAMSQGQHEHPKPLSLEVPNGHGGWKVARPNLGFPAGRKKICLIDLTNVFVPGTPRRVRLRTNLEVYWDSVEWAKGLPDTPLKIERLTPSTADLHYRGYSTIHQANASSPEIPDYNHLMSTTQIWRDLAGYYTRYGDVRPLLSGIDDRYVIMNAGDEMSLRFAAPAAPPAGWVRDYVIAGDGWIKDGDYNSTNSQAVLPYPYHARRQYDTPPGKLEDDWEYKHHKEDWQIYQTRYVTPGIFEEALRSGAGK; this is encoded by the coding sequence ATGCGAACCCTTGTAACTGACGATGCCGTGGTGAATGACCGGCACGCACGAACTCATCGATACCGCCGATTTGTGGCCGCCGTTCTGGCCGTCGGCGTGCTTTTCCCCGTCGGATGTCATCGTGGCGGAAGCCTGCCCAGCGAGTCCTCGCAGACCTATGCTGATTTTGTCTCCAGCTTCTACGTTGGGCTGGCTGCTTTGCAGGTAGGGGACGATGTGCGCGCCGATAGCAGTCTCGGGCAGGCCACCAAACTGGTTCCTGGGGAGCCTGCTGCGTGGGCCAATTGGGGCATACTGGCGCTGCGCCAGAGGAGTTTTGATGCCGCAGCGCAGAGGCTTGACCGCGCACGCACGCTCGCCCCAAAAGATGATCGCATCTATTATCTCCTCGGCCTGCTGGATAGCAATCGCGGCGATTCGGCCAAGGCGATTGCAGATTTGCGTACGGCCATCAAGCTGAACCCTGCGAATCTGCGTGCAACCTATCAACTGGCCTCCGAAGTGGAGAGGCAGGGTGACCCGACGAGCGAGCAGGATTTTGAAGGCCTGATCAAGCAGATACTCGTTGCCGATCCCAACAATCTCGCCGCGCTGGTTGATCTGAGTCGCATCTCCGCGAAGCGCGGCGATGCCGTTACTCTGCACATGGCTATCGATAAAATGGCCGCGCAATCAGCTTCATGGCCGGCAGACGTGCGACAGCAACTGGTTGCCTTGCAAGCCGCCGCCTCTGGCCCTGATCCAAGGGCTGCAGCGACACGCTCAATCTTTTTGAGAAACGTGTTGATGCAGGTTCCGGAGTTCCGCCAGAGCTTGTCTGCGATCAAGCCACAGCCGGGTGAAGAGGCCGAACCATTCGCACACTTTCTGCGGCTTCCATCGCCGACGTTTAAGCCTGCCGTTCCGGACGAGGGAATGACATTTGTCGCTCAACCGCTGACGAAGATCCCACAGGGTGATTGGAGTTGGATTGGAGCGGTCTCTCTGGATGGCACCGGCACTCCCGCAGTTGCGGTAGCTAACGCTCATGAGGTACGTCTTTCAACGGGTGCGTCCTTTGTATTTCCCGGAGGCAAGGCTGAGGTGAAGCCTGGTCCCGAAGGAGTTTTGCCTGTCGATTTCAACTATGACTTCAAGACCGATCTTGTCTTGGCAGGTGCGGGTGGCCTGCGCTTTATGCGGCAGGATAATCCGCAGGCCTTCACAGATGTTACCCCCCAGACGAAGCTGCCTCGCTCGATAACGGAGGGAAATTTCACCGGCGCGTGGGCTGTAGACATTGAAGCCGATGGAGATCTTGACATTGTTGTGGGTGCGACGTCTGGATTGCCGCTGGTACTTCGCAACAATGGTGATGGGACATTTCTTGCAATACATCCCTTTGTCGGCATCTCGGGCGTTCGACAATTTGTATGGGCTGACCTCAATGGCGACGGCAACCCCGATGCCGCGTTGTTGGATGGAACAGGGCAACTGCATGTCTTCCTCAACGAGCGTCTGGGCAAGTTCCGCGAAGTACCGGTACCGAGCGGATTTTCGGCTGTAAGTGCGATTGCGGTTGCCGATGTGAATCGTGAGGGCGCACTGGGCCTGATCGCGGTCCGCAAGAGCGGCACGATTGCCAGTCTTGCCCTGGAGAACGATAGCCATGGCTGGGCGACTTCTGAGTTTGCATCTATCCCGGATGCAGCCAACTACCTTGCTGGAGATGTTCGGCTGCGTGTTGCCGATCTGGACAATAATGGCGCCTTCGATCTTTTGCTTGCGCCGGTCGCATCCGCGCACAGCCCTTTGATCTGGCTGCAAGTAGCAGATGGAAAATTTCAGCTCATGAGCAAGCCGCCTGCGGCAGCGCTGGTCTTCGGTGCTGCTGACCTGAGAGGAAATGGAAGGCTGGACCTGCTCGAGCTTTCGCCGGACGGGCATGCCGTTGAGGCGGTCAATCAAGGAACGAAGCAATATCATTGGCAGACGATTCGGCCTCGTGCGCATCAGGCTACGGGTGACCAGCGCATCAACTCGTTCGGCATTGGTGGCGAGATCGAGATTCGATCCGGACTGATGGTTCAGAGGCAGGAGATTGCTGGCCCCGAGCTTCACTTCGGATTGGGTGAACAGAAAGGTGTCGATGTCGCTCGAATCGTTTGGCCTAACGGTTCGGTACGCGCCGAGTTCGCTCTCAAGGCCGATCAGGAGTTTGTCGCCGAGCAACGGTTGAAGGGCTCCTGCCCGTTCCTCTTCGCCTACAACGGCAAGGACATGGAGTTTGTGAAGGACTCCGTACCATGGGGCTCGGCGATTGGGCTTCGCATTAATTCACTGGGATCGGCACGCATCGAGGCAACGCAGGAGTGGTACAAGATCGGCGGCAATGAATTGGTGTCGAAAGATGGCTTCTACGATCTGCGCGTCACCGGCGAGCTTTGGGAGACGTACTACTACGACTATCTGGCATTGATGACAGTAGATCATCCGGTGGGAACGGAGATCTTTACCGATGAGCGCTTTGCCGTGCCGCCGGTGAAGCTAGCGGTGACGGCGGTCGCAACGCCTCAGCCAATCGCTAGCGCAATTGACGACAATGGAGAGGATGTCACGGCGATACTGCGGTCACTCGACGGAAAGTATCTCGACAACTTTGGCCGAGGGCAGTATCAGGGCGTAACTCGTGATCATTATGTAGAGATTGATCTTGGAGAGGGTGCCCCGAAGACAGGCCCTCTCTGGTTAATTGCCAAGGGTTGGCTGCATCCAGCCGACTCATCGCTGAACGTAGCTATGAGCCAGGGCCAGCATGAGCATCCCAAGCCTCTCAGTCTTGAAGTACCCAATGGTCACGGCGGCTGGAAGGTGGCACGGCCAAACCTCGGATTTCCAGCAGGCCGCAAGAAGATTTGCCTGATCGATCTGACCAATGTCTTCGTTCCCGGAACGCCTCGACGCGTCCGACTAAGAACGAATCTCGAAGTCTATTGGGATTCCGTCGAATGGGCCAAGGGATTGCCGGATACACCACTGAAGATCGAACGCCTGACACCTAGCACCGCAGACTTGCACTATCGCGGCTACTCCACCATTCATCAGGCAAACGCGTCTTCGCCAGAGATTCCTGACTACAACCATCTGATGTCGACGACACAGATATGGCGTGATCTTGCGGGCTACTACACTCGTTACGGAGATGTGCGTCCTTTGCTGTCTGGCATCGACGATCGCTACGTCATCATGAACGCGGGCGATGAAATGTCATTGCGCTTTGCCGCACCGGCAGCGCCGCCTGCGGGGTGGGTGCGCGACTATGTGATTGCGGGCGATGGCTGGATCAAGGATGGCGACTATAACTCCACAAATTCGCAGGCCGTGTTGCCTTATCCGTATCACGCTAGAAGGCAATACGATACGCCCCCCGGAAAGCTGGAGGACGATTGGGAATATAAACACCACAAGGAGGATTGGCAGATTTATCAGACGCGCTATGTAACTCCGGGGATTTTTGAAGAAGCCTTGAGAAGTGGAGCAGGGAAATGA
- a CDS encoding ABC transporter ATP-binding protein produces the protein METVAINPASQTQTKLRAEHVNMVFKRDGKTTRVLEDINLDVGDGEFVCLLGPSGCGKSTLLNTMAGFLSPTSGEITVDGEAVRGPDPRRIFVFQERGVFPWLTVEGNIGFGLFKLSRQEREQRIAYYIKMVGLEGFEKTYPPELSGGMKQRLEVARALAVNPDMLFLDEPFGALDSITRLIMRGELLRIWEAERKTIIFVTHDIDEAVQLADRVVVMSARPATIQQIVTIDIPHPRDISSPRYLELRDGIFKQIGLAHKV, from the coding sequence ATGGAAACAGTCGCGATCAACCCAGCCTCCCAGACACAGACGAAGCTGCGCGCAGAGCACGTCAATATGGTCTTCAAGCGCGACGGCAAGACCACGCGCGTTCTGGAAGACATCAACCTCGATGTAGGCGACGGAGAATTTGTATGCCTGCTCGGGCCTTCCGGCTGCGGCAAATCCACCCTGCTGAATACCATGGCCGGGTTTCTCTCCCCTACCAGCGGAGAGATCACAGTCGATGGTGAAGCAGTGCGCGGTCCCGATCCCCGCCGTATCTTTGTGTTTCAGGAACGCGGCGTCTTTCCGTGGCTCACCGTCGAAGGCAACATAGGCTTCGGTTTATTTAAGCTATCTCGTCAGGAACGCGAACAGCGCATCGCGTACTACATCAAGATGGTCGGATTGGAAGGCTTCGAGAAGACCTATCCCCCGGAGCTCTCCGGCGGCATGAAGCAACGCCTGGAAGTAGCTCGCGCCCTTGCCGTCAATCCCGACATGCTCTTTCTGGACGAACCCTTCGGCGCTCTCGATTCGATCACGCGCCTCATCATGCGCGGCGAGTTGCTCCGCATCTGGGAGGCCGAGCGCAAGACCATCATCTTCGTGACCCACGACATCGATGAGGCAGTCCAACTCGCAGATCGCGTCGTCGTCATGAGCGCCCGCCCCGCCACCATTCAGCAGATTGTTACCATCGATATTCCCCACCCTCGCGATATCAGCTCGCCTCGCTATCTCGAGCTCCGCGACGGAATCTTCAAGCAGATCGGACTGGCGCACAAGGTATGA
- a CDS encoding heavy-metal-associated domain-containing protein, which produces MIRRRFIELITLGTGSLATIAAIKTGEKQTVTYHVSGYTCITCAVGLETLLRQEKGVAWAKASYPDENVIIKFDPKEVAEDTLKTYIASMGFKAEPEPKA; this is translated from the coding sequence ATGATCCGTCGGCGATTTATTGAACTCATCACTCTCGGCACCGGAAGCCTCGCAACGATTGCGGCTATTAAAACAGGAGAGAAACAGACCGTCACCTATCACGTCAGCGGATACACCTGCATCACCTGCGCCGTAGGACTGGAGACGCTTCTCCGTCAGGAAAAGGGCGTGGCATGGGCAAAGGCCAGCTATCCGGATGAAAACGTAATCATCAAGTTCGATCCCAAAGAGGTCGCAGAAGATACGCTCAAAACCTACATCGCCAGCATGGGTTTCAAAGCCGAACCAGAACCGAAAGCCTGA
- a CDS encoding ABC transporter permease: MNTLAEPRRWEKFFWPLLVSALLLAAWHYCIIWTATDIFPSPLEVERGMAELLREHVLWGDISDSLRRVAIGFGAATALGIPLGLVLGWYPSADYVVNPVMQILRPISPIAWIPVAIIFFGVGDDAAIFLIFLGAFFPIVVACIDGVSNVPSVYRRAGRNFGLSPQQLLRQVVFPAALPQIIVGLRIALGIAWLVVVAAEMIAVDSGLGYLVIDSRNSGKRYDLVVAAMLLIGVIGLALDLGFRRLEKIKSVRWGFRNEA; this comes from the coding sequence ATGAACACACTGGCGGAGCCGAGAAGATGGGAGAAGTTTTTCTGGCCGCTGCTGGTCTCCGCGCTGCTTCTGGCAGCATGGCACTATTGCATCATCTGGACGGCAACAGATATCTTCCCATCTCCTCTCGAAGTGGAACGGGGCATGGCCGAGCTGCTCCGGGAGCACGTCCTCTGGGGCGATATCTCCGACTCCCTCCGCCGCGTAGCCATCGGCTTCGGTGCTGCCACTGCACTCGGAATCCCGCTCGGCCTGGTCCTCGGCTGGTATCCGTCAGCCGACTATGTGGTCAATCCGGTCATGCAGATTCTGCGCCCCATCAGCCCCATTGCATGGATTCCCGTGGCCATCATCTTCTTCGGGGTTGGCGATGACGCTGCGATCTTCCTTATCTTCCTCGGTGCCTTCTTCCCCATCGTCGTCGCCTGCATCGATGGAGTGTCCAATGTGCCGTCGGTATACCGGCGCGCGGGCCGCAACTTCGGCCTCTCCCCGCAGCAGTTGCTTAGGCAGGTGGTCTTCCCTGCTGCGCTTCCGCAGATCATCGTCGGCCTGCGCATCGCGCTCGGCATCGCATGGCTGGTCGTGGTCGCTGCCGAGATGATCGCCGTCGACTCCGGCCTGGGCTATCTCGTCATCGACTCCCGCAACTCCGGCAAGCGCTACGATCTGGTCGTCGCGGCCATGCTTCTGATCGGTGTCATTGGACTGGCCTTGGACTTAGGCTTCCGTCGGCTTGAAAAAATAAAATCAGTTCGCTGGGGATTCCGCAATGAAGCTTAA
- a CDS encoding ABC transporter substrate-binding protein encodes MKLKTKILLCSIGWLVLISALHAYLNVNWAAVLNDYRPESQRKITVAYLPVTCQLTCPVTDYISKYSENGEIFLPRMFQGFPEMKEALISNKVQAAFIVAPMAIALVAQGVPIKVVYLGHRYGSAVVVKKDGPIHSVADLKGKTVAIPSRFSDERLILFRAMKVNGMKPGDIKMVEMAPPDVSGALAAGAIDAFSMGEPFPSQAEMAGYGRVLFQARDYWPDYMSCILVVRQDLIDSRPDAVQTLVDGIARSGLWLDKGKPERDDAADFVGRFYYNQKPALLRWALTKPMDRVTYSPLAPRKADFDMVRDLMMETGILKKKLDFNQYTDTRFSDHASIETAWKYQAGSGVAH; translated from the coding sequence ATGAAGCTTAAAACCAAAATCCTCCTATGCTCTATCGGATGGCTCGTTCTCATCTCCGCGCTTCACGCTTATCTCAACGTAAATTGGGCCGCCGTCCTTAATGACTACCGCCCAGAATCGCAGAGAAAAATCACCGTTGCCTACCTCCCCGTGACCTGCCAGCTCACCTGCCCGGTGACGGACTACATCTCAAAGTATTCAGAGAACGGGGAGATCTTTCTGCCGCGCATGTTTCAGGGCTTCCCCGAGATGAAAGAAGCTCTCATTTCGAATAAGGTACAGGCGGCATTCATCGTCGCTCCCATGGCCATCGCGCTCGTCGCCCAGGGAGTCCCCATCAAAGTCGTTTACCTCGGACACCGCTACGGCAGCGCCGTCGTCGTCAAAAAAGATGGTCCCATCCACAGCGTTGCCGATCTAAAAGGAAAGACCGTCGCGATTCCCAGCCGCTTCTCCGACGAGCGTCTTATTCTTTTTCGCGCAATGAAGGTCAACGGCATGAAGCCCGGCGACATCAAGATGGTTGAGATGGCCCCGCCCGACGTCTCCGGAGCGCTCGCCGCAGGTGCGATCGACGCATTTTCGATGGGCGAGCCTTTCCCCTCACAGGCAGAGATGGCAGGCTATGGCCGCGTACTCTTTCAGGCGCGCGACTACTGGCCCGACTATATGTCATGCATTCTCGTCGTGAGGCAAGACCTGATCGACAGTCGCCCGGATGCTGTTCAAACCCTCGTCGATGGCATTGCAAGATCGGGCCTCTGGCTCGACAAGGGAAAGCCGGAGCGCGACGATGCTGCCGATTTTGTAGGCCGCTTCTACTACAACCAGAAGCCCGCGCTGCTGCGCTGGGCGCTCACCAAGCCGATGGACCGAGTCACCTACAGTCCGCTCGCGCCGCGCAAGGCCGACTTCGACATGGTTCGCGATCTCATGATGGAGACCGGAATCCTGAAAAAGAAACTCGACTTCAACCAGTACACAGACACGCGCTTTTCTGACCACGCAAGCATCGAGACAGCATGGAAGTATCAGGCAGGCAGCGGAGTGGCACACTAG
- a CDS encoding ABC transporter permease, giving the protein MNLRVRLRPILFIIVLLAAWQIAISRSSVHLLPGPWGVVGGIADLVRHGVLFKYIVASLFRVTWGFVLAVVVAVPLGLAIGWYRRAEMAFNPIIQLLRPISPLAWIPIAILWFGVGDAAAIFLIFLGCFLPLLLTAINAVQSVPTVYINAGRNFGLSSFDLIYRVLYPAVTPQLIVGLRITLGIAWLVVVAAEMIAVNSGLGFLIVDARNAGNRYDLVVAGMVLIGIIGLLLDMGIRSLENIKSSRWSYSED; this is encoded by the coding sequence GTGAACCTGCGCGTCCGGCTTCGTCCGATTCTATTTATCATCGTTCTGCTTGCGGCGTGGCAGATCGCCATCAGTCGAAGCTCCGTCCATCTTTTGCCGGGCCCATGGGGCGTTGTCGGCGGCATCGCCGATCTGGTGCGGCATGGTGTGCTTTTCAAATACATCGTCGCATCGCTGTTTCGCGTGACCTGGGGCTTCGTCCTGGCGGTCGTTGTGGCTGTCCCGCTTGGCCTTGCAATCGGCTGGTATCGCCGCGCCGAGATGGCGTTCAACCCGATTATTCAACTCCTCCGCCCAATCTCTCCCCTGGCCTGGATCCCGATCGCAATTCTCTGGTTTGGCGTCGGCGATGCTGCAGCCATCTTTCTTATCTTTCTTGGCTGCTTTCTTCCGTTGCTGCTGACAGCCATCAATGCTGTGCAGAGCGTCCCTACCGTGTACATCAACGCAGGCCGAAACTTTGGCCTCAGCTCCTTCGACCTCATCTACCGCGTCTTATACCCCGCCGTCACCCCTCAGTTGATCGTAGGCCTGCGGATCACACTGGGCATCGCCTGGCTGGTTGTGGTTGCCGCCGAGATGATCGCTGTAAATTCCGGCCTGGGCTTTCTCATCGTCGATGCCCGCAACGCAGGCAACCGCTACGACCTCGTGGTCGCTGGAATGGTTCTGATCGGCATCATTGGCCTGCTCCTCGATATGGGGATACGGTCGCTTGAAAATATTAAATCGTCTCGCTGGAGCTATTCGGAGGATTAA
- a CDS encoding DUF169 domain-containing protein — MYAKLAATLSESLNLRQPPVAISFTDTVPDGLGGHAGRVSAGCRFWEDAAAASFATSAADHEMCSIGVYTHNLQPSQRQQIDLGDTLKVLGELGYVREEDLASIPVLKSQSKFVVYTPLTETPLPPDVVLLFVDANQSLVLTEATQQVENQNAPAMGRPACAVVPQVMNTGRAALSLGCCGARAYLDVLTSDVALFAIPGAKLEQYTERIEALAKANTVLSKFHQIRRYDIEAGRTPTIKESLIALGA, encoded by the coding sequence ATGTACGCAAAGCTTGCTGCGACCCTGTCCGAATCTTTGAACCTCCGCCAGCCACCGGTAGCCATCAGCTTCACAGACACCGTTCCCGACGGCCTCGGCGGGCATGCAGGACGAGTCTCCGCAGGCTGCCGCTTCTGGGAAGACGCCGCTGCCGCATCCTTTGCAACCTCCGCTGCCGATCATGAGATGTGCTCCATCGGGGTGTACACGCACAATCTGCAACCATCACAGCGGCAGCAGATCGATCTCGGGGACACGCTCAAAGTCCTGGGCGAGCTTGGCTACGTGCGCGAAGAAGATCTAGCCTCGATCCCCGTCCTTAAGTCGCAATCCAAATTTGTCGTTTACACGCCGCTCACCGAAACACCGTTGCCACCCGACGTTGTGCTGCTCTTTGTCGATGCCAACCAGTCGCTTGTTCTGACCGAGGCAACCCAGCAGGTGGAGAACCAGAATGCCCCAGCAATGGGACGCCCCGCGTGCGCCGTTGTGCCACAGGTGATGAACACCGGCCGCGCTGCACTTAGCCTGGGATGCTGCGGAGCCCGCGCCTATCTGGATGTTCTGACCAGCGATGTCGCTCTCTTCGCGATTCCCGGCGCAAAGCTGGAGCAGTATACCGAACGCATCGAGGCACTCGCTAAAGCCAACACAGTGCTTTCAAAGTTTCATCAGATCCGCCGGTACGATATTGAAGCCGGACGGACTCCCACCATCAAAGAATCGCTCATAGCTTTAGGAGCATAG
- the gltX gene encoding glutamate--tRNA ligase, whose amino-acid sequence MTTTSTEATIRVRIAPSPTGDPHVGTAYIGLLNFIYARQRGGTFVLRIEDTDRTRFVPTSEQMIFDTLRWLGLGWDEGPDVGGPYGPYRQSERTEIYRQHADLLLANGAAYRCFCTAEELDTARKQQIAAKLPPRYPGTCRHLPTEQIEANLAANKPFVIRMAVPTEGATTFRDELRGDITFEHSTIDDQVLMKSDGFPTYHLANVVDDHLMQITDVIRAEEWISSTPKHVLLYKAFGWQLPRFWHMPLLRNIDKSKISKRKNPVSLIYYRQAGFLPEALINFLGLMGGGMPSPTPIEIVNGAKESEIFSLDDMIKRFEVPNIRLGGPVFDLTKLRWLNSEYIRALTPEAFYTALRSTVLSDDYLREIAPLIQQRVETLGQFGDLTSFFFRDDVLPTQEVFLPKKRSLEETVAFVVEQLIVLEATDWNHEAMEPALKKLGEEKGWSVKENFMLLRAIITGSTMSPPLLESLVVFGKARSLDRVRRFLEAQKKLASQKK is encoded by the coding sequence ATGACCACGACCAGCACCGAAGCCACTATCCGCGTCCGCATCGCTCCCAGCCCCACCGGCGACCCCCACGTCGGGACCGCCTACATCGGCCTGTTGAACTTCATCTACGCTCGCCAGCGCGGCGGCACATTCGTCCTCCGCATCGAAGACACTGACCGCACCCGCTTCGTCCCCACCTCCGAGCAGATGATCTTCGACACCCTCCGCTGGCTCGGCCTCGGCTGGGACGAAGGCCCCGATGTCGGCGGCCCCTACGGCCCCTATCGCCAATCGGAGCGCACCGAAATCTACCGTCAGCACGCCGACCTCCTGCTCGCCAACGGAGCAGCCTACCGCTGCTTCTGCACCGCTGAAGAGCTCGACACCGCCCGCAAACAGCAGATCGCGGCAAAGCTCCCGCCCCGCTACCCCGGCACCTGCCGCCATCTGCCTACAGAGCAGATCGAAGCAAACCTCGCCGCCAACAAGCCTTTTGTCATTCGCATGGCCGTCCCTACCGAAGGCGCAACCACCTTTCGCGACGAACTGCGTGGCGACATCACCTTCGAGCACTCCACAATCGACGATCAGGTGCTGATGAAGTCCGACGGCTTCCCCACCTATCACCTCGCCAACGTCGTCGACGACCACCTCATGCAGATCACCGACGTCATCCGCGCCGAGGAGTGGATCTCCTCCACGCCCAAACACGTCCTGCTCTACAAGGCCTTCGGCTGGCAGCTCCCGCGCTTCTGGCACATGCCGCTCTTACGCAACATCGACAAGTCAAAGATCTCCAAGCGCAAAAATCCCGTCTCGTTGATCTACTACCGCCAGGCCGGCTTCCTCCCCGAAGCCCTGATCAACTTCCTCGGCCTCATGGGCGGCGGCATGCCCTCGCCCACCCCCATCGAGATCGTCAACGGCGCCAAAGAAAGCGAAATCTTTTCCCTCGACGATATGATCAAGCGCTTCGAGGTTCCCAACATCCGCCTTGGCGGCCCCGTCTTCGACCTCACCAAGCTGCGTTGGCTCAATAGCGAGTACATCCGCGCCCTCACGCCCGAAGCCTTCTACACCGCCCTGCGCAGCACCGTCCTCTCCGACGACTATCTCCGCGAGATTGCCCCGCTCATACAGCAGCGCGTCGAGACGCTCGGCCAGTTCGGCGACCTCACCAGCTTCTTCTTCCGCGACGACGTTCTCCCCACGCAAGAGGTCTTCCTGCCCAAGAAGCGCTCGCTCGAAGAGACCGTTGCCTTCGTTGTCGAACAACTCATCGTCCTCGAAGCCACGGACTGGAATCACGAAGCCATGGAGCCAGCCCTAAAAAAACTAGGCGAAGAAAAAGGCTGGTCGGTCAAAGAGAACTTCATGCTGCTGCGAGCCATCATCACCGGCAGCACCATGTCTCCCCCGCTGCTCGAAAGCCTGGTCGTCTTCGGCAAGGCCCGTTCTCTCGACCGCGTCCGCCGCTTCCTCGAAGCGCAGAAGAAACTCGCCAGCCAAAAGAAGTGA
- a CDS encoding DUF309 domain-containing protein, whose product MTRFDWSGGALAEGLRCYRAEEFFLAHEHWEGVWLEAKEPEKTFLQALIQTTAAFHHLQRGNRRGAASLLRAALRRLEPYEISFGGVRVGVLREEIHACLPALEDDDAPLRLASPKILLETVSGESD is encoded by the coding sequence ATGACGAGATTCGACTGGAGCGGCGGGGCGTTGGCCGAGGGGTTGCGATGCTATCGCGCTGAGGAGTTCTTTCTCGCCCACGAGCACTGGGAGGGCGTGTGGCTGGAGGCGAAAGAGCCGGAGAAGACCTTTTTGCAGGCGCTGATTCAGACGACCGCTGCGTTTCATCATTTACAGCGGGGGAATCGCAGAGGTGCGGCGTCGTTGCTACGAGCAGCGCTGCGGCGGTTGGAGCCGTATGAGATTTCTTTTGGTGGCGTGAGGGTTGGGGTACTTCGCGAGGAGATCCATGCGTGTCTGCCAGCGTTGGAGGATGATGATGCTCCGCTGCGGCTTGCATCTCCGAAGATATTGCTGGAGACAGTATCCGGTGAGTCTGACTAA